The following proteins are encoded in a genomic region of Zea mays cultivar B73 chromosome 9, Zm-B73-REFERENCE-NAM-5.0, whole genome shotgun sequence:
- the LOC109942532 gene encoding protein ALP1-like: protein MFLHVVGHNQRFRVVHQAFRRSIQTVHKHFHQVLYAVGELRKELIKAPSPTTHPKITGSYRWNPYLKDCIGAIDGTHVLARVPRHMQQAFRGRKTNPTQNVMVAVDFDLKFTYVLAGWEGSAHDALILADAIERDDGFTVPQGNCTTKFTL, encoded by the exons ATGTTCCTGCATGTTGTTGGTCACAACCAAAGGTTTAGAGTTGTGCACCAGGCCTTTAGGAGGTCCATTCAGACAGTACACAAGCACTTTCATCAGGTTTTGTATGCTGTTGGAGAGCTTAGGAAGGAACTTATCAAGGCACCTAGCCCTACCACTCACCCAAAGATCACTGGAAGCTATAGATGGAATCCATATTTAAAG GACTGCATTGGTGCCATTGATGGCACCCATGTGCTGGCAAGGGTGCCTAGACACATGCAGCAAGCTTTCAGGGGTAGGAAAACTAACCCGACACAAAATGTGATGGTTGCTGTGGACTTTGACCTCAAGTTCACATATGTTCTAGCTGGCTGGGAGGGGTCTGCCCATGATGCACTTATCCTGGCTGATGCCATTGAGAGGGATGATGGGTTCACTGTCCCACAAGGTAATTGCACTACCAAGTTCACATTGTAG